In Amycolatopsis sp. EV170708-02-1, the following are encoded in one genomic region:
- a CDS encoding CaiB/BaiF CoA-transferase family protein, protein MRQPLEGITVVALEQAVAAPFASRQLADLGARVIKIERRGVGDFARDYDRTVHGQSSYFVWLNRGKESVELDIKDPEDRALLGTMIGRADVFLQNLAPGAAERLGLDAGTLCAERPELIHCSISGYGPEGPYRTKKAYDLLVQCETGLVMSTGTPETPAKAGISIADIATGMYAYSGILTALYERERTGEGASLHVAMIDSLGEWMSQPAYFSRYGQEPPRRTAAAHPSISPYGPYRTGDDQVFLSVQSEREWVVLCRDVLARPGLAEDPRFRTNDDRVGNDGELTAILEETFAGLTAAEVGDLLERAGIANARLRTPEQFTRHPQLAARNRWRAVETPAGTLEALLPPVEVDGREPAMGPVPALGAHNESIRAEFGARREVRT, encoded by the coding sequence ATGCGCCAACCACTCGAGGGAATCACCGTCGTCGCCTTGGAACAGGCCGTCGCCGCGCCCTTCGCCTCACGCCAGCTCGCCGACCTCGGCGCGCGCGTGATCAAGATCGAACGCCGCGGCGTCGGCGACTTCGCCCGCGACTACGACCGCACCGTGCACGGGCAGTCGAGCTACTTCGTCTGGCTCAACCGGGGCAAGGAGAGCGTCGAACTCGACATCAAGGATCCGGAAGACCGGGCACTGCTCGGCACGATGATCGGCCGGGCGGACGTCTTCCTGCAGAACCTCGCCCCCGGAGCGGCGGAACGGCTCGGTCTCGACGCCGGGACGCTGTGCGCGGAGCGTCCGGAGCTGATCCACTGTTCGATCTCGGGCTACGGTCCGGAAGGTCCATATCGGACGAAGAAGGCCTACGATCTCCTGGTGCAGTGCGAAACCGGGCTCGTGATGTCCACCGGCACGCCGGAGACCCCGGCCAAGGCGGGGATCTCGATCGCCGACATCGCCACCGGGATGTACGCCTACAGCGGCATCCTCACCGCGCTGTACGAGCGCGAGCGCACCGGCGAGGGGGCGAGCCTGCACGTCGCGATGATCGATTCGCTCGGCGAATGGATGAGCCAGCCCGCCTATTTCTCCCGCTACGGCCAGGAACCGCCGAGGCGCACGGCGGCGGCGCATCCGTCGATCTCGCCGTACGGGCCGTACCGCACGGGCGACGACCAGGTCTTCCTGAGTGTCCAAAGTGAACGGGAATGGGTCGTGCTCTGCCGGGACGTCCTGGCGCGCCCCGGGCTCGCCGAAGATCCGCGCTTCCGCACCAACGACGACCGCGTCGGCAACGACGGCGAGCTCACCGCGATCCTGGAAGAGACCTTCGCCGGCCTGACCGCGGCCGAGGTCGGAGATCTGCTGGAGCGAGCCGGGATCGCCAATGCCCGGTTGCGGACGCCCGAGCAGTTCACCCGGCATCCGCAGCTGGCCGCGCGGAACCGGTGGCGTGCGGTGGAAACCCCGGCGGGCACGCTGGAGGCGCTGCTCCCGCCGGTCGAGGTCGACGGCCGAGAACCGGCGATGGGGCCGGTGCCCGCGCTGGGAGCGCACAACGAGTCGATCCGGGCCGAGTTCGGTGCCCGGCGGGAGGTGCGAACGTGA
- a CDS encoding acyl-CoA dehydrogenase family protein, producing the protein MTEEEIEIVALVAEFVDREVRPVARELDHANTYPGELIDKMKAMGVFGLAVPEPWGETHVSAQCYASVTEELARGWMSLAGAMGGHTVVAKLLAAYGTQEQKDTYLPKLATGEIRATMALTEPGGGSDLQALRTTARREGDEYVINGSKTWITNARRSRLVALLCKTDPAAEPAHKGISILLVEKGPGFEVSRDLPKLGYKGVESCELSFDDFRAPATALLGGVEGRGFAQMMRGLEIGRIQVAARALGVGRAALEDSLRYAQERESFGKPIWRHQSVGNHLADMATKLEAARQLVHHAARRYDSGERADLEAGMAKLFASEAAMEIALDAVRIHGGYGYSTEYDVERYFRDAPLMIVGEGTNEIQRGVIARQLIERHRIPS; encoded by the coding sequence ATGACCGAGGAAGAGATCGAGATCGTCGCGCTCGTGGCCGAGTTCGTGGATCGCGAGGTCCGGCCCGTCGCGCGGGAGCTCGACCACGCGAACACCTACCCCGGGGAACTCATCGACAAGATGAAGGCGATGGGCGTGTTCGGGCTGGCCGTGCCCGAGCCGTGGGGCGAGACCCATGTCTCCGCCCAGTGCTACGCGTCGGTGACGGAGGAGCTCGCGCGCGGCTGGATGAGCCTGGCCGGCGCGATGGGCGGCCACACCGTCGTCGCGAAACTCCTTGCCGCGTATGGCACACAGGAGCAGAAGGACACCTACCTGCCGAAGCTGGCGACGGGCGAGATCCGCGCGACGATGGCGCTCACCGAACCCGGTGGCGGCTCGGATCTGCAGGCACTCCGCACCACCGCACGCCGCGAGGGCGACGAGTATGTGATCAACGGCAGCAAGACCTGGATCACCAACGCGCGCCGGTCCCGGCTGGTCGCGCTGTTGTGCAAGACCGACCCCGCCGCGGAACCCGCGCACAAGGGGATCTCCATCCTGCTGGTGGAGAAAGGCCCCGGTTTCGAGGTCTCGCGGGACCTGCCGAAGCTCGGTTACAAGGGCGTCGAGAGCTGCGAGCTCTCCTTCGACGATTTCCGCGCACCGGCGACGGCGCTGCTCGGCGGGGTGGAGGGGCGCGGGTTCGCCCAGATGATGCGGGGCCTGGAGATCGGCCGGATCCAGGTCGCCGCCAGGGCACTCGGCGTCGGCCGGGCCGCGCTGGAGGATTCCCTGCGCTACGCCCAGGAACGCGAGAGCTTCGGCAAGCCGATCTGGCGGCACCAGTCGGTCGGGAACCATCTCGCGGACATGGCGACCAAACTCGAAGCCGCCCGCCAGCTGGTCCACCACGCGGCGCGCCGCTACGACTCGGGTGAACGCGCGGATCTGGAGGCCGGCATGGCGAAACTGTTCGCCTCCGAGGCCGCGATGGAGATCGCGCTCGACGCGGTCCGCATCCACGGCGGTTACGGCTACTCGACGGAGTACGACGTCGAACGCTACTTCCGCGACGCGCCACTGATGATCGTCGGCGAGGGCACCAACGAGATCCAGCGTGGCGTGATCGCGCGCCAGCTGATCGAACGGCACCGCATCCCGTCCTGA
- a CDS encoding LysR family transcriptional regulator has protein sequence MDFKQLKALVTVAEVGSVTRAAELLHLVQPAVTRQIRTLEQELGVPLFERTRHGMRPTEAGATLVERARRALTELDRARAELAPKPGVVTGIVTVGLLESSAERLAAPLTTAVLREHPGIELRLLTAYSGHLQRWIDDGDVDLSLLYNLTSTPSLNVRPLVRERLWAVAPPSAGLDPARPVPFAEVAAHPLVMPSEGHALRTLIDGAAREAGAEAEVTVQTNAMTLQKRLVLGGHGWTILPGIGIAADVADGLLSAAPVCEPEVWRTVVLGTPRTGRVTPAVDAVARALVRQIHRTVREGEWPSARLWEDRTGEE, from the coding sequence GTGGACTTCAAGCAGCTCAAGGCGTTGGTAACGGTCGCCGAGGTCGGCAGCGTGACCCGCGCGGCCGAGCTGCTGCACCTGGTCCAGCCCGCGGTCACCCGGCAGATCCGCACCTTGGAGCAGGAGCTCGGGGTGCCGTTGTTCGAGCGGACGCGCCACGGGATGCGCCCCACCGAGGCGGGCGCGACGCTCGTCGAACGAGCACGGCGGGCGCTCACCGAACTCGACCGGGCCAGGGCCGAACTGGCCCCGAAACCCGGGGTGGTCACCGGGATCGTCACGGTCGGCCTGCTGGAGAGCTCCGCCGAACGGCTCGCCGCGCCGCTGACGACGGCCGTGCTGCGCGAGCATCCGGGCATCGAACTGCGGCTGCTCACCGCGTACTCGGGGCATCTTCAGCGGTGGATCGACGACGGTGACGTCGATCTGAGCCTGCTCTACAACCTGACCAGTACGCCGTCGCTCAACGTCCGTCCGCTGGTCCGCGAGCGGCTCTGGGCGGTCGCTCCCCCGTCGGCCGGGCTCGACCCGGCGCGGCCGGTCCCGTTCGCCGAGGTCGCCGCGCATCCGCTGGTCATGCCGTCCGAAGGGCACGCGCTGCGCACCCTCATCGACGGCGCGGCCCGTGAGGCGGGCGCCGAGGCGGAGGTCACCGTGCAGACCAACGCCATGACCTTGCAGAAACGCCTCGTGCTCGGCGGGCACGGCTGGACGATCCTGCCCGGCATCGGTATCGCGGCGGACGTCGCCGACGGCCTCCTGAGCGCGGCCCCGGTCTGCGAACCGGAGGTCTGGCGGACCGTCGTCCTCGGCACGCCCAGGACAGGGCGCGTCACACCCGCCGTCGACGCCGTCGCCCGGGCACTGGTCAGGCAGATCCACCGGACCGTACGCGAGGGCGAGTGGCCCTCGGCGCGGCTCTGGGAAGACCGAACAGGAGAAGAATGA
- a CDS encoding alpha/beta fold hydrolase, with protein MSTHPRTGHAVAADGTRLAYQWHGSGRPLVLLAGQANDHTWWDRTRGDFPSTITMDYRGTGASDAPDSAYSTTGFADDVIAVLDGLGVGEADVYGTSMGGRVAQWVAARYPDRVRRLVLGCTTPGGEHGVERSNDVRLALARRSSAEARETLEDLMYTPAWRAANPGPYRVLGAHGMPPHAVRGHLVASNTHDAWDALPEITAPTLVLHGDDDLLAPVANAPLLTDRIPDARMHLFAGARHAYFDECRPESSDLVSDFLG; from the coding sequence ATGAGCACGCACCCCCGCACCGGCCACGCCGTCGCCGCCGACGGCACGCGGCTGGCCTACCAGTGGCACGGCTCGGGAAGGCCGCTCGTCCTGCTGGCCGGGCAGGCGAACGACCACACGTGGTGGGACCGCACGCGCGGGGACTTCCCGAGCACGATCACCATGGACTATCGCGGGACCGGCGCCAGTGACGCACCCGATTCCGCCTACTCCACAACGGGTTTCGCGGACGACGTGATCGCCGTGCTCGACGGGCTCGGGGTCGGGGAAGCCGACGTCTACGGCACCTCGATGGGCGGGCGCGTCGCGCAGTGGGTCGCCGCGCGGTATCCCGATCGCGTGCGGCGGCTGGTGCTCGGCTGCACCACGCCGGGCGGCGAACACGGTGTCGAACGATCGAACGACGTGCGGCTCGCCCTGGCGCGGCGATCCTCGGCGGAGGCTCGGGAGACGCTGGAGGACCTGATGTACACGCCCGCCTGGCGAGCGGCCAATCCCGGCCCGTACCGGGTGCTGGGCGCGCATGGCATGCCTCCGCACGCGGTGCGCGGGCATCTCGTCGCGAGCAACACCCACGATGCCTGGGACGCGCTTCCGGAGATCACCGCGCCCACCCTGGTCCTGCACGGCGACGACGACCTGCTCGCGCCGGTGGCGAACGCGCCGTTGCTGACGGACCGGATTCCCGACGCGCGGATGCATCTCTTCGCCGGGGCACGGCACGCCTACTTCGACGAATGCCGTCCCGAATCGAGCGACCTGGTGAGCGACTTCCTCGGGTAG
- a CDS encoding MFS transporter, producing the protein MMVGIPGAKELPLPHKKPGVVANVVRGCLGNLVEWYDWFVYASFSIYFAASFFPEGNLTAQLLSTAVVFAVGFLMRPLGGWLLGLYADRFGRRAALTLSVTLMSFGSLAIALTPGYSSIGILAPVILVVARLAQGLSVGGEFGSSATYLSEIATPRRRGFYSSFQYVSITVGQLSALLVMIVMQSLLTEAQMYAWGWRVPFVLGAIAGLVVMYLRRSMVESEHFQRSSAAGSPPRGGLRVLLREHRRQVLAVLGLAIGGTVAFYTFTSYLQKYMVNTAGIPKPTASLIGFAALFLFIFMQPVAGALSDRWGRRPVMFGFSVGGMLLTVPIMTLVGRTGNPWVAFLLMITATVFLSGYTALSAIIKAEMFPTNVRALGVGLPHALATAVFGGLSEPIALALKQAGHESVFFWWVTGCIALTFVATLVVREPSRDSALEAGVLPARDSVAR; encoded by the coding sequence ATGATGGTCGGCATTCCCGGAGCGAAGGAGCTTCCCTTGCCGCACAAGAAACCCGGCGTCGTCGCGAACGTGGTGCGCGGCTGCCTCGGAAACCTGGTCGAGTGGTACGACTGGTTCGTCTACGCCTCGTTCAGCATCTACTTCGCGGCCAGTTTCTTCCCCGAGGGAAACCTGACGGCACAGCTGCTTTCGACGGCCGTCGTGTTCGCCGTCGGGTTCCTGATGCGCCCGCTCGGCGGCTGGCTCCTGGGTCTCTACGCGGACAGGTTCGGCCGCCGGGCGGCGTTGACCCTGTCCGTGACGCTGATGAGCTTCGGCTCGCTGGCCATCGCGCTCACGCCGGGCTATTCGTCGATCGGCATCCTGGCGCCCGTGATCCTCGTGGTCGCCCGGCTCGCGCAAGGTCTCTCGGTGGGTGGCGAATTCGGTTCGAGCGCGACCTACCTGTCCGAGATCGCCACTCCGCGGCGACGCGGGTTCTACTCGAGCTTCCAGTACGTTTCGATCACCGTCGGGCAGCTCTCGGCCCTGCTGGTGATGATCGTGATGCAGTCTCTGCTCACCGAAGCGCAGATGTACGCGTGGGGCTGGCGGGTCCCGTTCGTGCTCGGTGCCATCGCCGGACTCGTGGTGATGTACCTCCGCCGCAGCATGGTGGAATCGGAACACTTCCAGCGCTCTTCGGCGGCCGGCTCGCCGCCTCGCGGCGGCCTGCGGGTCCTGCTGCGCGAGCACCGCCGCCAGGTCCTCGCCGTCCTCGGTCTCGCCATCGGCGGGACGGTGGCGTTCTACACCTTCACCAGTTACCTGCAGAAGTACATGGTGAACACCGCCGGGATCCCGAAGCCGACCGCTTCGCTCATCGGTTTCGCCGCCCTGTTCCTGTTCATCTTCATGCAGCCCGTCGCCGGCGCCCTTTCCGACCGCTGGGGCCGCCGCCCGGTCATGTTCGGCTTCTCCGTCGGCGGCATGCTGCTGACCGTGCCGATCATGACGCTCGTGGGGCGGACGGGGAATCCGTGGGTCGCGTTCCTGCTCATGATCACCGCCACGGTCTTCCTCAGCGGCTACACCGCCTTGTCGGCCATCATCAAGGCGGAAATGTTCCCCACCAACGTCCGCGCGCTCGGCGTCGGCCTGCCCCACGCCCTGGCGACCGCGGTGTTCGGCGGGCTTTCGGAGCCGATCGCGCTGGCCCTGAAGCAGGCTGGGCACGAGAGCGTGTTCTTCTGGTGGGTCACCGGGTGTATCGCACTGACTTTCGTCGCGACTTTGGTGGTGCGGGAACCTTCGCGTGACTCGGCCTTGGAGGCCGGGGTGCTGCCTGCTCGGGATTCTGTTGCGCGGTAG
- a CDS encoding DUF222 domain-containing protein: MDAAVAASEGIARLEAVRFHALGRLSRHRDGAGSVAQEVTLALSVVDGHAAGLVSTAEALTTRLPCTLGLLDRGKVGGFGAMKVATATAWLSDEDARAVDAVLEDRLPDRNSDQIRKAANHAAMVADREGAARRAERNRGGRRVTVRQGETGVASIEVEDGPVEKVAAAYTRIDREARALRAGGETRTLDQLRADVALDLLLGGQGGKSERSEVFLYMDLHTYLGFNDDPAELAGHGHIPASLAREIASGPNTVLRRIITDPLSGQVLDLGRDRYRPTAGLGEFVRVRDRECRRPGCHRVAQACDLDHSLPWQFGGHTADTELVDLCRRDHRLKDEPGWNYRLGSDGTLTITTPTGQSHDSSPPPLHQPRAEEPPPF, from the coding sequence ATGGACGCCGCAGTCGCGGCGTCGGAAGGGATCGCACGCCTGGAGGCGGTCCGGTTCCATGCGTTGGGGCGGTTGAGCCGTCATCGTGACGGGGCAGGCAGTGTGGCGCAGGAGGTCACGCTCGCGCTGTCCGTTGTGGACGGTCACGCTGCCGGCCTGGTGTCGACGGCTGAGGCGTTGACGACCCGCCTGCCGTGCACACTGGGACTGCTGGACCGGGGAAAGGTAGGCGGCTTCGGAGCGATGAAAGTCGCCACGGCCACCGCGTGGTTGTCCGATGAGGATGCCCGGGCGGTGGATGCGGTGTTGGAGGACCGGCTGCCGGACAGGAACTCTGATCAGATCCGGAAGGCGGCGAACCACGCGGCGATGGTGGCCGATCGTGAGGGTGCGGCGCGGCGGGCTGAGCGGAATCGTGGCGGGCGCCGGGTGACGGTGCGGCAGGGTGAGACCGGGGTGGCCTCCATCGAGGTCGAAGACGGCCCTGTCGAGAAGGTCGCCGCCGCCTACACTCGCATCGACCGTGAGGCACGGGCGCTGCGGGCCGGTGGGGAGACACGCACGCTGGACCAGCTGCGGGCGGATGTCGCTCTTGATCTTCTGCTGGGTGGCCAGGGCGGGAAGAGCGAGCGGTCGGAGGTGTTCCTCTACATGGACCTGCACACCTACCTCGGGTTCAACGATGACCCCGCGGAGCTAGCCGGACACGGCCACATCCCGGCCTCGTTGGCCCGAGAGATCGCCTCCGGGCCTAACACGGTGTTACGGCGGATCATCACCGACCCACTCTCCGGGCAGGTCCTCGACTTGGGCCGTGACCGGTATCGGCCGACGGCGGGCCTGGGCGAGTTCGTGCGGGTGCGGGATCGGGAGTGCCGAAGACCCGGTTGTCACCGTGTGGCGCAGGCCTGCGACCTCGACCACTCACTGCCGTGGCAGTTCGGTGGTCATACCGCCGACACCGAGCTGGTCGATCTGTGTCGTCGCGACCACCGGTTGAAAGACGAACCCGGCTGGAACTACCGGTTGGGTTCTGATGGGACTCTCACCATCACCACACCCACCGGACAAAGCCACGACAGCTCACCTCCGCCACTGCACCAACCCCGCGCTGAGGAGCCACCGCCGTTCTGA
- a CDS encoding NAD(P)/FAD-dependent oxidoreductase — MTISIIGAGPGGLTCARILQQHGVPVTVYDRDPHPHARNQGGTLDLHVDEGQLALREAGLLDEFFALARPEGQEMRKLDPDGRLLAHHVPVEGEMFKPEIDRGQLRGLLLDSLKPDTVHWGRTLDRVEAPGRLRFTDGGTVETDLVIGADGAWSRVRPAVSAAVPEYTGITFLEAWFDDVRNAHPELAELVGQGSAMAADGERCLFAQRNSGDHIRVYIIQRMPADWVAGGDTPEIRARLLDAFSGWSPSLLRMITDNDGPYVDRPLFALPVPHTWEHRPWVTLLGDAAHLMPPLGVGVNLAMLDACELALALAGSAGLGEAVRGYEGTMLPRSVEIARQLENGAQGLLDRD, encoded by the coding sequence ATGACGATCAGCATCATCGGAGCGGGCCCCGGCGGCCTGACCTGCGCCCGCATCCTGCAGCAGCACGGCGTCCCCGTGACGGTCTACGACCGCGACCCCCATCCGCATGCCCGAAACCAGGGCGGCACCCTCGACCTCCACGTGGACGAGGGACAGCTGGCCCTGCGCGAAGCCGGCCTCCTCGACGAGTTCTTCGCGCTCGCCCGTCCGGAAGGGCAGGAGATGCGCAAACTGGATCCCGATGGGCGGCTTTTGGCGCACCATGTCCCCGTCGAGGGGGAGATGTTCAAGCCGGAGATCGACCGCGGTCAGCTGCGCGGCCTGCTTCTCGACTCGCTGAAGCCGGACACCGTCCACTGGGGACGGACCCTGGACCGTGTCGAAGCTCCCGGACGTCTTCGGTTCACCGATGGTGGCACGGTCGAGACGGATCTGGTCATCGGCGCCGACGGCGCGTGGTCGCGGGTCCGCCCGGCGGTGTCGGCGGCCGTGCCCGAATACACCGGGATCACCTTCCTGGAGGCGTGGTTCGACGATGTCCGGAACGCGCACCCCGAACTCGCCGAACTCGTCGGCCAGGGCAGCGCGATGGCGGCCGACGGCGAGCGGTGCCTCTTCGCGCAGCGCAACAGCGGCGACCACATCCGCGTCTACATCATCCAGCGGATGCCCGCGGACTGGGTCGCCGGCGGTGACACCCCGGAGATCCGCGCCCGGCTGCTCGACGCGTTCTCGGGGTGGTCGCCGTCGCTGCTGAGGATGATCACCGACAACGACGGGCCGTACGTCGATCGGCCGTTGTTCGCCCTTCCCGTCCCGCACACGTGGGAGCACCGGCCTTGGGTGACCCTCCTCGGCGACGCGGCTCATCTGATGCCGCCGCTGGGCGTCGGCGTCAATCTGGCCATGCTCGACGCTTGCGAACTCGCCCTCGCGCTGGCTGGTTCGGCCGGTTTGGGTGAGGCTGTCCGGGGTTATGAGGGAACGATGTTGCCGCGATCCGTGGAGATCGCGCGGCAGCTGGAGAACGGTGCTCAGGGATTGCTCGACCGCGATTAG
- a CDS encoding TetR/AcrR family transcriptional regulator produces METPGRRERKKAATRQALADAALNLFLEHGYDKVSIRDIAEAADVSTTTLFKHFPGKEALVFDESQDREARLVAAVREREEGQSIVEALRAYVLATWLPITTHPQYAEFTTLVNGTPALQEYGERMWTRHAAALGAAIAEESGVGPEDIACRALARFVLDIPALTRGRKDPREDVERIFDLLEAGWR; encoded by the coding sequence ATGGAGACACCGGGACGGCGTGAACGCAAGAAGGCGGCCACCCGCCAGGCATTGGCGGACGCCGCGCTGAACCTGTTCCTGGAGCACGGCTACGACAAGGTCAGCATCCGCGACATCGCCGAGGCGGCCGACGTCTCGACGACGACACTGTTCAAGCACTTCCCGGGCAAGGAAGCGCTGGTCTTCGACGAGTCGCAAGACCGCGAGGCACGTCTGGTCGCCGCCGTCCGGGAGCGAGAAGAGGGCCAGAGCATCGTCGAGGCGTTGCGCGCATACGTGCTCGCCACCTGGCTTCCGATCACGACACACCCTCAGTACGCCGAGTTCACCACGCTGGTGAACGGCACCCCCGCCCTGCAGGAGTACGGCGAGCGCATGTGGACCCGCCACGCCGCGGCCCTCGGCGCCGCGATCGCCGAAGAGAGCGGCGTGGGCCCGGAAGACATCGCTTGCCGCGCGCTCGCCCGCTTCGTGCTGGACATCCCGGCCCTCACCCGAGGCCGGAAGGATCCGCGGGAGGACGTCGAGAGGATCTTCGATCTCCTCGAAGCAGGCTGGCGTTAA
- a CDS encoding TerC/Alx family metal homeostasis membrane protein, with translation MLQIDALTWIVTIGLVLGLLALDLILAAVRPHKVGFGEAVAWSIGYILVAVAFGVWLTLAHGGDFGQQYFAGYIVEKSLSVDNLFVFVIIMSTFAVPEEHQHKVLTFGIVVALIMRAIFIALGATLLSLFSFMFLLFGLLLIYTGVQLFRHRDEDPDVENNVVVRSARRLLPLSTEYDGGKLLTRVDGKRVGTPLVVVLLAIGGIDLLFALDSIPAVFGVTDEPYLVFAANAFALLGLRALYFLVKGLLDRLVYLSAGLAVILGFIGIKLILHWAHVDIDESVPEISTPVSLSVIIGILVVVTVASLLKTRKDPSAKAHPGSLRGSRPASEED, from the coding sequence ATGCTCCAGATCGATGCCCTCACCTGGATCGTCACGATCGGATTGGTGCTCGGGCTCCTGGCACTCGATCTCATCCTCGCGGCCGTGCGGCCGCACAAGGTCGGCTTCGGCGAGGCGGTGGCCTGGTCGATCGGCTACATCCTGGTCGCGGTGGCGTTCGGCGTCTGGCTGACACTGGCGCACGGTGGCGACTTCGGGCAGCAGTACTTCGCGGGCTACATCGTCGAGAAGAGCCTGTCGGTCGACAACCTCTTCGTCTTCGTGATCATCATGAGCACCTTCGCGGTACCCGAGGAACACCAGCACAAGGTGCTCACGTTCGGCATCGTCGTCGCGCTGATCATGCGCGCGATCTTCATCGCCCTAGGCGCGACGCTGCTTTCCTTGTTCTCCTTCATGTTCCTGCTGTTCGGGCTGCTGCTGATCTACACCGGCGTCCAGCTGTTCCGGCATCGCGACGAGGATCCGGACGTCGAGAACAACGTGGTGGTGCGGAGCGCGCGCCGCCTGCTGCCGCTCTCGACCGAGTACGACGGCGGCAAACTCCTCACCCGCGTGGACGGGAAGAGGGTGGGCACGCCGCTCGTGGTGGTGCTGCTCGCGATCGGCGGGATCGACCTGCTGTTCGCGCTGGACTCGATCCCCGCGGTCTTCGGTGTCACCGACGAGCCGTATCTGGTCTTCGCGGCCAACGCGTTCGCCCTGCTGGGCCTGCGGGCGCTGTACTTCCTCGTGAAGGGCCTGCTCGATCGCCTGGTGTACCTGTCCGCCGGGCTCGCGGTGATCCTCGGGTTCATCGGGATCAAGCTGATCCTGCACTGGGCCCATGTGGACATCGACGAGAGCGTTCCGGAGATCTCGACGCCGGTCAGCCTGTCGGTGATCATCGGCATCCTCGTGGTGGTGACGGTGGCGAGCCTGCTCAAGACCCGCAAGGATCCCTCGGCCAAGGCGCATCCGGGCTCGCTGCGAGGCTCCCGTCCCGCGTCCGAAGAGGATTAA